One window of the Shewanella cyperi genome contains the following:
- a CDS encoding GDSL-type esterase/lipase family protein yields the protein MRRTLLFLLLLCGCSGPKLPYLGENARILAFGDSLTQGVGAGEGRDYPAMLSALCECEVINAGISGETSAQGLARIADVLDQTQPDLLLLLEGGNDVLRGLDKSQLKANLEGMILAARTRQVPVLLLAVPDKSLLLSPMPLYEELADQYGLPLLDDTVSDLLSTAGMKSDGVHFNNQGYQALAEAVFVNLQASGAF from the coding sequence GTGCGGCGAACCTTGCTGTTTCTGCTCTTGCTCTGTGGCTGCTCTGGCCCCAAGTTGCCTTATCTGGGGGAAAATGCGCGCATCCTGGCCTTTGGTGACAGCCTGACCCAGGGCGTGGGAGCAGGCGAGGGGCGGGATTACCCGGCAATGCTGTCGGCCCTGTGTGAGTGTGAGGTGATCAACGCCGGCATTTCAGGCGAAACCAGCGCCCAGGGATTGGCACGTATCGCCGATGTGTTGGACCAGACTCAGCCGGATCTACTGCTGTTGCTTGAAGGCGGTAATGATGTGCTCAGGGGACTCGATAAAAGCCAATTAAAGGCTAATCTTGAAGGTATGATCCTTGCGGCCCGGACCAGACAGGTGCCCGTGCTGTTGTTGGCGGTGCCGGATAAATCCCTGTTGTTGTCGCCCATGCCCCTGTATGAAGAATTGGCTGACCAGTATGGTTTGCCGTTGCTGGACGACACTGTCAGTGATCTGTTGTCGACAGCGGGTATGAAGTCCGATGGGGTGCATTTCAACAACCAAGGATACCAGGCGTTGGCCGAGGCGGTATTTGTCAATTTGCAGGCCAGCGGTGCCTTTTAA
- a CDS encoding HDOD domain-containing protein → MTELEHQVFSQIRAIIANEEQVIGRRGILVPLKKAIIADGDIRNVIDIVSTDPALAAHLLWRSTTAQVATVNPGKTRSLKDALIRLGQINIYRYAFSFYLKERLDELPQPYKKLVQGYWRLTESIAASAVDSLIEMDGVRIDPDEVQTLALFSVFGQIIALTAFAYLNAESEESFPLGIIKSIIDTQQQTLTLEAFESLGLDEELKDEFMIAHNLRQTRNPNSPGLILRRVLSMRGLLLNPL, encoded by the coding sequence ATGACTGAGCTTGAGCATCAGGTGTTTTCCCAGATCAGGGCCATCATTGCCAATGAAGAGCAGGTGATCGGGCGGCGGGGTATCTTGGTTCCGCTGAAAAAGGCCATCATAGCCGATGGAGACATACGCAATGTGATCGATATAGTGTCCACCGATCCTGCGTTGGCGGCCCATCTGTTGTGGCGCAGCACCACGGCTCAGGTGGCCACAGTCAATCCCGGCAAGACCCGCAGCCTCAAGGATGCCCTGATCCGTCTGGGCCAGATCAACATCTATCGTTATGCCTTCAGTTTCTACCTCAAGGAGAGGCTCGATGAGTTGCCCCAGCCCTATAAGAAGCTGGTGCAGGGCTACTGGCGCCTGACCGAGAGCATTGCCGCGTCGGCGGTAGACAGCTTAATCGAGATGGATGGAGTCAGAATTGACCCGGATGAGGTGCAAACCCTGGCGCTGTTCAGTGTCTTTGGTCAAATCATCGCCCTGACCGCTTTTGCGTATCTCAATGCCGAGTCGGAAGAATCTTTCCCCCTGGGCATCATCAAGAGCATCATAGATACCCAGCAGCAAACCCTGACCCTGGAGGCCTTTGAGTCCCTGGGGCTGGATGAAGAGCTCAAAGATGAATTTATGATTGCCCATAACCTGCGCCAGACCCGCAACCCCAATTCACCGGGTTTGATTCTGCGCCGGGTACTGTCCATGCGTGGCCTGCTGCTCAATCCGCTCTGA
- the recJ gene encoding single-stranded-DNA-specific exonuclease RecJ codes for MYHQIVRRPQVDDSHLPSHLHPLLKQLLARRGTKAEECEPELNRLLRPETMKGLAPAAVLVADAMAAGRKILIVGDFDADGATSTSVCLLALAMMGAGNTDFLIPNRFDFGYGLSVPLVAVAKERGAELLITVDNGISCSDGVAAAKAAGMQVVITDHHLPGAELPLADAIVNPNQPGCSFASKSIAGVGVAFYLMLALRAELRSRDWFISKGLTEPNLACLLDIVALGTVADVVSLDANNRILVDAGLKRVRSGRCRPGITALLEVAKRNPARIVASDFGFAVGPRLNAAGRLDEMSLGVETLLCDDFMQARRMAAELDGLNAERRELEAGMQQEALASLQRLSLADSELPWGIALYRDDWHQGVIGILASRIKDRYHRPVIAFADAGDGEIKGSARSIKGLHMRDLLELINSRHPGLLLKFGGHAMAAGLSLRATDFGAFAAAFEQAVQQLLAPEQLTGEILSDGELEPRWLTLETAELLRGAGPWGQGFEEPLFDGRFRLLQQRLVGDKHLKMVLETRCGSLMLDAIAFNIDTAIWPDAGIREVQLAYRLDVNEFRGNQSLQLLVEQLQPL; via the coding sequence GTGTATCACCAGATAGTCCGACGCCCCCAGGTGGATGACAGTCATCTGCCAAGCCATTTACATCCCTTGCTCAAACAGCTGCTGGCCAGACGCGGAACCAAGGCCGAAGAGTGTGAGCCGGAATTAAACCGTTTACTCAGGCCCGAGACCATGAAGGGGCTGGCACCGGCGGCCGTATTGGTGGCCGATGCCATGGCGGCGGGGCGAAAGATTTTGATCGTGGGTGATTTTGATGCCGACGGCGCCACCTCAACCAGCGTCTGTCTGCTGGCGCTGGCGATGATGGGGGCCGGCAACACCGACTTTTTGATCCCCAATCGTTTTGACTTTGGCTACGGCCTGAGTGTGCCCCTGGTGGCGGTGGCGAAAGAGCGCGGGGCCGAGCTGCTGATCACAGTCGATAATGGCATTTCCTGTAGTGACGGGGTGGCGGCCGCCAAAGCTGCCGGTATGCAGGTGGTCATTACGGATCATCACCTGCCGGGCGCCGAATTGCCGCTTGCCGACGCCATAGTCAATCCCAACCAGCCGGGTTGTTCCTTTGCCAGCAAGTCCATTGCCGGGGTTGGGGTGGCCTTCTACCTTATGCTGGCGCTGCGGGCCGAGCTCAGAAGCCGCGATTGGTTTATCTCAAAGGGACTGACGGAACCCAACCTTGCCTGTCTGCTGGACATTGTGGCCCTGGGCACAGTGGCAGACGTGGTCAGCCTGGACGCCAACAACCGCATTTTGGTGGATGCGGGCCTTAAACGGGTGCGCAGCGGTCGTTGTCGTCCCGGAATTACCGCCTTGCTGGAAGTGGCCAAGCGTAATCCCGCCCGGATTGTGGCCTCGGATTTTGGTTTTGCCGTCGGTCCCAGGCTCAATGCCGCCGGTCGTCTCGATGAAATGTCCCTCGGGGTTGAAACCCTGCTGTGTGACGATTTCATGCAGGCCAGACGCATGGCCGCGGAGCTTGATGGTCTCAACGCCGAGCGCCGTGAACTGGAGGCCGGGATGCAGCAGGAGGCGCTGGCCAGCCTCCAGCGCCTGAGCCTGGCAGACAGCGAATTGCCCTGGGGCATAGCCCTGTACCGGGATGACTGGCACCAGGGCGTGATCGGCATACTGGCGTCGAGAATTAAGGACAGGTATCACAGGCCTGTGATTGCCTTTGCCGATGCCGGCGATGGCGAAATCAAGGGCTCGGCCCGTTCCATCAAGGGCCTGCATATGCGCGATCTGCTGGAACTGATCAACAGCCGTCATCCGGGGCTGCTGCTCAAGTTCGGTGGCCATGCCATGGCGGCGGGCTTAAGCCTGAGGGCCACGGATTTTGGCGCTTTCGCAGCCGCCTTTGAACAGGCAGTGCAGCAGTTGCTGGCGCCTGAACAATTAACCGGTGAAATTTTGAGTGACGGTGAACTTGAGCCCCGCTGGTTAACCCTGGAGACTGCCGAGCTGCTGCGCGGCGCCGGTCCCTGGGGCCAGGGATTTGAAGAGCCGTTATTTGACGGCCGGTTTCGCTTGTTGCAACAGCGACTGGTGGGTGACAAACATCTGAAAATGGTGCTGGAGACCCGTTGTGGCAGCCTGATGCTTGATGCCATTGCCTTCAATATAGACACAGCCATCTGGCCCGATGCCGGTATACGCGAGGTGCAACTGGCCTATCGGTTGGATGTGAACGAATTTCGCGGCAATCAGAGCCTGCAGCTGCTGGTGGAGCAGCTGCAGCCGCTGTGA
- a CDS encoding LysR family transcriptional regulator, with product MIELRHLRTLMALKESGSLAAAAKKRFVTQSALSHQIKELETRINSPVFVRKSKPLSFTQEGSRLLHLAEEILPRVMETETDLKRGLDPDSNRLRVGIECHSCFRWLMPVMEAFRDQYPHAELDISSRHLFDSLNALETGELDIVLTSDPVPGHTLAYQHLFDFEVKLVVAKDHPLASLPYVVPQQLAGQPLISYPVPLERLDFYRLFLEPAGIEPGPQKCSDLTSVLLQRIACQEGVAALPNWSISEAQGLSLSSLKLGIEGLKRPLFGAYRRDAGASRLIQHWLELVAGEGLARQGNR from the coding sequence ATGATAGAGCTGAGACACCTGCGCACCTTGATGGCACTCAAAGAAAGCGGCAGCCTGGCGGCTGCGGCAAAGAAACGCTTTGTCACCCAATCTGCGCTATCCCATCAGATTAAAGAGCTGGAAACCCGGATCAATTCACCGGTGTTTGTGCGCAAGAGCAAACCTTTGTCTTTCACCCAGGAGGGCTCACGCCTGCTACATCTGGCGGAGGAAATCTTGCCGCGGGTGATGGAGACGGAAACGGATCTCAAGCGCGGGCTGGATCCAGACAGCAACCGGCTCAGGGTGGGTATTGAATGTCACAGCTGTTTTCGCTGGCTGATGCCGGTCATGGAGGCGTTCAGAGATCAGTATCCCCATGCCGAGCTCGATATTTCCAGCCGCCATCTGTTTGATTCCCTCAATGCCCTGGAAACAGGGGAACTGGACATAGTGCTGACCTCGGATCCCGTGCCCGGTCACACCCTGGCCTATCAGCACCTGTTCGATTTTGAGGTGAAGCTGGTGGTGGCCAAGGATCATCCGCTGGCCAGTTTGCCCTACGTGGTGCCGCAGCAATTGGCGGGCCAGCCCCTGATTAGCTATCCGGTACCGCTGGAGCGACTGGACTTCTATCGACTGTTTCTGGAACCGGCCGGCATTGAGCCCGGCCCCCAGAAGTGCAGCGATCTGACCTCTGTGCTGCTGCAGCGTATCGCCTGTCAGGAAGGCGTGGCCGCCCTGCCAAACTGGTCCATCAGTGAAGCCCAGGGACTGAGCCTCAGCAGTCTCAAGCTGGGGATTGAAGGGCTGAAACGCCCGCTGTTCGGTGCCTATCGCCGCGATGCCGGCGCATCCAGATTGATCCAGCACTGGCTGGAACTGGTAGCCGGCGAAGGTTTGGCGCGTCAAGGCAACCGCTGA
- a CDS encoding MOSC N-terminal beta barrel domain-containing protein yields the protein MASLSSIHIYPVKSIRGQTLPEARVAEEGLIGDRRFMVCGLDGRFFTARTHPSLSLIHSEYVSPQAVHAGALELHFDDMPPLRLEPDRFASAPFATGVWKDNFSALTTTEEADAWISAVLGEPAKLLWLGEQSARFRQQTGGRVSFADGYPLLLISQASLEDLNSRSDRLNRMAQFRPNLVIEGVDAFAEDSWDRIRIGEVEFKVAKPCGRCVMTTLEQDSTEFHPLKEPLDTLSRYRRSGNGDVDFGQNLIPLNEGSIRAGDSLTVLSYKEPQHYADGAAPKRRLRLVSKDTLAADFVSLHLQAEDGKPLPNFIAGQHLKLAFDIEGTRHIRRYSLSASPLEPLWRISVKRAAGGVMSNIIHDRLQPGDVLLADLPSGKFRLRSGKAPLFISAGSGITPMLSMARTLMQQDKFDDGKRLAAARFIHLCRTEADVPEAELAHLTGAGMPLMLLLSQPGDDWPGLRGRLDRHHLQGIEDLLERDVYLCGPAPFMAEIEQVLLSLGLAADQIQQELFGKPGRKPKQAPKQVRIQIGEQVFTGDNQRPILDQAEQQGLSMPWSCRAGICSACRHQLLEGEVYQPKAPALSAAERAEGKILACCAIPLGDIKLTV from the coding sequence ATGGCCAGCCTGAGCAGTATTCATATCTATCCCGTCAAATCCATCCGCGGCCAAACACTCCCGGAGGCCAGGGTGGCAGAGGAAGGCCTGATTGGCGACAGACGCTTCATGGTGTGCGGTCTTGATGGCCGTTTCTTTACCGCCCGCACGCATCCGAGCCTGTCACTGATCCACAGTGAATACGTCTCGCCACAGGCCGTCCATGCCGGCGCCCTTGAGTTGCACTTTGACGATATGCCTCCCCTCAGGCTGGAGCCAGACCGGTTTGCTTCAGCCCCTTTTGCCACCGGCGTATGGAAAGACAACTTCAGTGCCCTGACCACCACGGAAGAGGCGGATGCCTGGATCTCGGCGGTACTGGGGGAGCCGGCCAAACTGTTATGGCTTGGCGAACAATCGGCCCGGTTCCGCCAACAAACCGGTGGCAGGGTCAGTTTTGCCGATGGTTACCCCTTGCTGCTGATAAGCCAGGCCTCACTGGAAGATCTCAACAGTCGCAGCGACCGACTCAATCGGATGGCACAGTTTCGCCCCAATCTGGTCATTGAAGGCGTTGACGCCTTTGCCGAGGATAGCTGGGACAGGATCCGTATCGGTGAGGTGGAGTTTAAGGTGGCCAAACCCTGCGGTCGCTGCGTGATGACCACCCTGGAGCAGGACAGCACCGAGTTCCATCCGCTGAAGGAGCCACTGGACACCCTCAGCCGGTATCGCCGCAGTGGCAATGGCGATGTGGATTTTGGCCAGAATCTTATCCCGCTCAATGAAGGAAGCATAAGGGCCGGTGACAGTTTGACTGTGCTGAGCTACAAAGAGCCGCAGCACTATGCCGATGGTGCAGCCCCCAAGCGGCGGCTGCGACTTGTCTCCAAGGACACCCTGGCAGCGGACTTTGTCTCGCTGCATTTGCAGGCCGAAGATGGCAAGCCGCTGCCAAACTTTATCGCTGGCCAACACCTCAAGCTGGCCTTTGATATCGAAGGTACGCGCCATATTCGTCGCTACAGCCTCAGCGCCTCACCGCTGGAGCCGCTCTGGCGCATCAGTGTTAAACGGGCCGCCGGAGGGGTGATGTCCAATATCATCCACGACAGATTACAGCCCGGCGATGTGCTGCTTGCTGACCTTCCGTCGGGCAAATTCCGGCTGCGCAGCGGCAAGGCGCCGCTGTTCATCAGCGCCGGTTCCGGCATTACGCCCATGTTATCCATGGCCCGCACCTTGATGCAGCAGGATAAGTTTGATGACGGCAAGCGCTTGGCTGCGGCCCGTTTTATTCACCTGTGCCGCACCGAGGCAGATGTTCCCGAGGCCGAGTTGGCGCACTTAACCGGCGCTGGCATGCCCTTGATGCTGCTGCTCAGCCAACCCGGTGACGACTGGCCCGGTCTCAGGGGACGACTTGATCGCCATCATCTGCAAGGGATTGAGGATTTGCTGGAGCGAGACGTTTATCTTTGCGGCCCGGCGCCCTTTATGGCCGAGATAGAGCAAGTCTTGTTGTCTTTGGGGCTGGCAGCTGATCAGATTCAGCAGGAATTGTTCGGCAAACCCGGCAGGAAACCCAAGCAGGCGCCCAAACAGGTCCGGATCCAGATAGGTGAGCAGGTATTCACCGGTGATAATCAGCGGCCCATATTGGATCAGGCCGAACAGCAGGGCTTGTCCATGCCCTGGTCCTGCCGCGCCGGGATCTGCAGTGCCTGCAGGCACCAGTTATTGGAAGGGGAAGTGTATCAACCCAAGGCTCCGGCACTGAGCGCCGCCGAGCGGGCCGAAGGCAAAATCCTTGCCTGCTGCGCCATTCCCCTGGGCGATATCAAGCTCACAGTCTGA
- a CDS encoding dodecin, translating into MNHTYKIIELTGSSAIGSDDAIKNAIESAAQSLHKLRWFQVVETRGHLEAGVIAHWQVTIKVGFTLDQP; encoded by the coding sequence ATGAATCACACCTACAAAATCATTGAACTGACTGGCTCTTCCGCCATTGGATCCGATGATGCCATCAAAAATGCCATTGAATCCGCGGCCCAGTCATTGCACAAGCTGCGGTGGTTTCAGGTGGTGGAAACCCGGGGCCACCTGGAGGCCGGGGTGATTGCCCATTGGCAGGTGACCATCAAGGTGGGCTTTACCCTGGATCAGCCCTGA
- a CDS encoding TonB-dependent receptor, translating to MGSHPTSLALLTAMLLGTFAVQAEEGNSNPTDTLVVIGRSADTPLNLAANVNVIDAAAIAISGATRLGELLRGQSGIQLSDNGAGPVLAMRGFGAGQAASNTLILVDGRRLNNIDIAAPDLNAIALNQVERIEILSGSAGVLYGDQAVGGVINIVTKAPDAGSGSLQLLAGNYATYEARGDYAGAINDNWRYYLAANRRDSDNYRDHSESETSALLARVQYEQGERSLFIEAGFNDDERELAGAMTDEQFRDNPRQAAYDGITDNNHSISRNARLGYQQALSSHWRLLLDADYSDTDVDSISFGSKGNTQRRLLSLSPKFSGRYDIQAGELKLIAGADLSRGESEFDYSYMDRSNTQKLAAAFVQASVPLSSSLSYVIGGRYAEVRDELRDDLTYPAGVNLDNDAHALELGLNYRPNQQQRFYLRAEDNFRFAKVDEQAYTSEGVLGLDPQTGRSYEAGWDYHSKGYSLRLSAFRLDLEDEIVWDASAPKPDPSAYFNGANVNADSSRRYGVALDLDWQPLDALALGLDYQFTDAFFTAGSNDGKALSWVARHSGRGFASYDLDDNWQLYLDAQYTGERFIEGDNANLADKLDAYTLVNLALNYRRGQWLASVRADNLLDEDYVSAGYYSDWGNGYYPGSGRMVSASIKYHF from the coding sequence ATGGGTTCACATCCAACATCTCTCGCCCTTCTTACCGCCATGCTGCTCGGCACCTTTGCTGTGCAGGCCGAAGAAGGCAATTCCAACCCTACAGATACCCTGGTGGTCATAGGACGCAGCGCCGATACGCCGCTGAACCTGGCCGCCAACGTCAATGTGATTGATGCCGCCGCCATTGCCATAAGCGGTGCCACCCGCCTGGGCGAACTGCTCAGGGGTCAGAGCGGCATTCAGCTCAGCGATAATGGTGCCGGCCCTGTGCTGGCCATGCGCGGCTTCGGCGCCGGTCAGGCCGCGAGCAATACCCTGATATTGGTGGACGGTCGTCGGCTGAACAATATTGATATCGCCGCGCCGGATCTCAATGCCATTGCCCTTAACCAGGTGGAGCGCATTGAAATTCTTTCCGGCAGCGCCGGGGTGCTCTATGGCGATCAGGCCGTGGGTGGGGTGATTAACATAGTCACCAAGGCGCCGGATGCAGGCAGTGGTTCCCTGCAATTGCTGGCTGGTAACTATGCCACCTATGAGGCCCGCGGTGATTACGCCGGAGCGATCAACGACAACTGGCGTTATTACCTGGCGGCCAATCGTCGTGACAGCGATAACTATCGCGACCACAGCGAGAGTGAAACCAGTGCCCTGCTGGCGCGGGTGCAGTACGAGCAGGGGGAGCGCAGCCTGTTTATAGAGGCCGGTTTCAATGATGATGAACGTGAATTGGCCGGGGCCATGACAGACGAGCAGTTCCGCGACAATCCCCGCCAAGCTGCCTATGACGGCATAACAGACAACAACCACAGCATCAGTCGCAATGCCCGCCTGGGCTATCAGCAGGCCTTGTCCAGTCATTGGCGTTTGCTGCTGGATGCCGATTACAGCGACACGGATGTGGATTCGATAAGTTTTGGCTCCAAGGGCAACACTCAAAGACGTCTGTTGAGCCTGAGTCCCAAATTCAGCGGCCGTTATGATATCCAAGCCGGCGAGCTTAAGCTGATTGCCGGGGCCGATTTGTCACGGGGCGAGTCCGAGTTTGATTACTCATACATGGACAGGTCCAACACCCAAAAGCTGGCGGCGGCCTTTGTGCAGGCCAGTGTGCCCTTGAGCTCCAGCCTCAGCTACGTGATTGGCGGTCGCTACGCCGAGGTCAGGGACGAGCTGCGTGACGACTTAACCTATCCAGCCGGTGTGAACCTGGACAATGATGCCCATGCGCTGGAGTTGGGCCTCAATTACCGTCCCAATCAGCAGCAGCGCTTTTACCTGAGGGCGGAAGACAACTTCCGTTTCGCCAAGGTGGATGAGCAGGCCTATACATCCGAGGGCGTATTGGGCCTAGATCCACAAACCGGTCGCTCCTATGAGGCCGGCTGGGATTATCACAGCAAGGGTTACAGCCTGCGCCTGAGCGCTTTCCGTCTCGACCTTGAGGATGAAATCGTCTGGGATGCCTCCGCACCCAAGCCAGATCCAAGCGCGTATTTCAATGGCGCCAACGTCAATGCCGACAGCTCGCGCCGTTATGGTGTGGCCCTGGATCTGGATTGGCAGCCCCTGGATGCTCTGGCGCTGGGGTTGGACTATCAGTTTACCGATGCTTTCTTTACCGCAGGAAGCAATGACGGCAAGGCTTTGTCCTGGGTGGCCCGCCACAGTGGTCGCGGTTTTGCCAGCTATGATCTGGACGACAACTGGCAGCTGTATTTGGATGCCCAGTACACAGGAGAACGCTTTATCGAAGGGGATAACGCCAATCTGGCGGACAAACTGGATGCCTATACCCTGGTCAACCTGGCGCTGAATTATCGCCGCGGTCAGTGGCTGGCCAGTGTCCGTGCCGACAACCTGCTGGATGAGGACTATGTCAGCGCCGGTTATTACAGCGATTGGGGCAATGGCTATTATCCCGGCAGTGGCCGGATGGTGAGCGCCAGCATCAAATACCATTTCTGA
- the metE gene encoding 5-methyltetrahydropteroyltriglutamate--homocysteine S-methyltransferase: MQLNSLGFPRIGRRRELKFALEQYWRGEISQQALLEQGQRLRRQHWLWQAEAGVEQLPVGDFAFYDQVLTLAATLNVIPERHRDGDAIDLDTLFRVARGRAPTGKSAAAAEMTKYFNTNYHYLVPELHRGQQFAIAWEQLFDEVEEVKALGYDPKPCLLGPLSFLYLSKTQGEPFDKLSLLPALLRTYGELLARFKAQGVAWVQVEEPILAVDLDKDWQQAFAPAYEALSKAAPKLLLTSYYGSIAHHSALVAALPVAGLHLDLVSAPEQLDDFLPLLQSGQVLSAGVINGRNVWAADLDLLAERLAPVADALGERLWLGSSCSLLHSPVDLDVETALAPELRQQLAFAKQKLHELNELQQLLQTPASEPARAIIERCKARREARRLAADTAVARRIAALNQTDFERDSAFVLRQQQQQAKLRLPLLPTTTIGSFPQTAAIRSLRNRWRKGEVAEAEYRHQLQQVTRDSILRQLKLGLDVLVHGEAERNDMVEYFGEQLAGVGFTKNGWVQSYGSRCVKPPLIYGDVSRPRPMTVEWAEFAQSLTDKPVKGMLTGPVTLLHWSFAREDISRETICTQLALAIRDEVADLEAAGIGIIQIDEPAFREGLPLRRDQWQHYLDWAVASFKLSAACVRDETQIHTHMCYSEFNDTIAAIAAMDADVITIETSRSAMELLGAFEAFDYPNEIGPGVYDIHSPNIPDVAAMVALMERAAQRIPLRQLWINPDCGLKTRSWDEVEPALRNMVAAGRELRRRCPLPA; encoded by the coding sequence ATGCAATTAAATAGTCTAGGTTTTCCAAGAATAGGTCGGCGCCGGGAATTGAAGTTCGCCCTGGAGCAATACTGGCGCGGTGAAATCAGCCAGCAGGCACTGCTGGAGCAGGGGCAGCGGCTGCGCCGTCAGCATTGGCTGTGGCAGGCGGAAGCCGGGGTCGAGCAATTGCCGGTGGGGGATTTTGCTTTTTACGATCAGGTGCTGACCCTGGCGGCGACCCTGAATGTGATCCCCGAGCGTCACCGTGATGGTGATGCCATAGATCTCGACACCCTGTTCCGGGTCGCCCGTGGCCGGGCACCGACGGGCAAGAGTGCCGCGGCCGCTGAGATGACCAAGTATTTCAATACCAATTACCACTACCTGGTGCCCGAGTTGCATCGGGGCCAGCAGTTTGCCATCGCCTGGGAGCAGTTGTTTGATGAGGTGGAAGAGGTCAAGGCCCTCGGCTACGATCCCAAGCCCTGTCTGCTGGGGCCCCTGTCTTTCCTGTACCTGTCCAAGACTCAGGGCGAGCCCTTTGACAAACTGAGTCTGTTGCCGGCATTGCTGCGCACCTATGGCGAGCTGTTGGCGCGCTTTAAAGCCCAGGGCGTAGCCTGGGTGCAAGTTGAGGAGCCCATACTGGCAGTGGATCTGGATAAGGACTGGCAGCAGGCCTTTGCCCCGGCCTACGAGGCGCTGAGCAAAGCGGCTCCCAAGCTGCTGCTCACCAGCTATTACGGCTCTATTGCTCACCACAGCGCGCTGGTGGCTGCTTTGCCGGTCGCCGGTTTGCACCTGGATCTGGTGTCGGCCCCGGAGCAATTGGACGACTTTCTGCCGCTGCTGCAATCCGGGCAGGTACTGAGCGCCGGTGTGATAAACGGCCGCAACGTCTGGGCCGCCGATCTGGATTTGCTTGCCGAGCGCCTGGCACCGGTGGCAGACGCCCTTGGCGAGCGCCTGTGGCTCGGCAGCTCCTGTTCGCTGCTGCACTCGCCGGTGGATTTGGACGTCGAAACAGCCCTGGCACCTGAGCTCAGGCAACAACTGGCGTTCGCCAAACAAAAACTGCATGAATTGAATGAACTGCAGCAGCTGTTGCAAACCCCGGCATCCGAGCCTGCCAGGGCCATCATTGAGCGTTGCAAGGCGCGCCGCGAGGCCAGGCGTCTGGCGGCCGATACCGCCGTCGCCCGGCGCATTGCAGCCCTGAATCAGACCGATTTTGAGCGCGACAGTGCGTTCGTGTTGCGACAACAGCAACAGCAGGCGAAGCTGCGTCTGCCCTTGTTGCCCACCACCACCATAGGATCTTTTCCCCAGACCGCGGCCATCCGCAGTTTGCGCAATCGCTGGCGTAAAGGGGAGGTGGCCGAGGCTGAGTATCGTCATCAGCTGCAGCAGGTGACCCGTGACAGCATCTTGCGCCAGCTCAAGCTGGGCCTGGATGTGCTGGTCCATGGCGAAGCCGAGCGCAACGACATGGTGGAGTATTTCGGTGAGCAATTGGCAGGCGTGGGATTCACCAAAAACGGTTGGGTACAAAGCTACGGCAGCCGCTGCGTTAAACCGCCGCTGATCTATGGTGATGTGTCCCGCCCCAGACCCATGACGGTGGAGTGGGCCGAATTTGCCCAGAGCCTGACCGATAAACCGGTTAAAGGTATGCTCACCGGCCCCGTCACCCTGCTGCACTGGTCTTTTGCCCGGGAAGACATCAGTCGTGAGACTATCTGCACCCAGCTGGCGCTGGCCATCAGGGATGAGGTGGCGGATCTGGAGGCTGCCGGCATAGGCATAATCCAGATAGACGAACCGGCGTTCCGCGAAGGCTTGCCGCTGCGGCGCGACCAGTGGCAGCACTATCTGGATTGGGCCGTGGCCTCATTCAAGCTCAGCGCGGCCTGTGTGCGGGATGAAACCCAGATCCATACCCATATGTGTTACAGCGAGTTCAACGACACTATAGCCGCCATCGCGGCCATGGATGCGGATGTGATCACCATAGAGACCAGTCGCTCAGCCATGGAGCTGCTTGGCGCTTTTGAGGCCTTTGATTATCCCAATGAGATTGGCCCCGGGGTGTACGACATCCACTCGCCCAACATCCCCGATGTGGCGGCCATGGTGGCGCTGATGGAGCGGGCGGCACAGCGGATCCCACTGCGGCAACTGTGGATCAATCCGGACTGTGGCCTTAAGACCCGCAGCTGGGATGAGGTGGAACCGGCACTGCGCAATATGGTGGCCGCCGGTCGGGAATTGCGTCGTCGCTGCCCGCTGCCGGCTTAA